In the Oryza glaberrima chromosome 6, OglaRS2, whole genome shotgun sequence genome, one interval contains:
- the LOC127777299 gene encoding cyclin-D1-1 has protein sequence MMYKHVGDDARGSSAGVVCCVDVDDDDVDALLCGEDAGELEREGEPAQGSSPSSSLSCAAAAAAAADDDDEDEDEHGVHGEVVQVTPGGEEHCYDYDYDVDVPVGAELVMPACSPPRTAVHRPGWSESVSWILKVRSVHGFQPATAYLAVSYMDRFMSSRSLPDHGWASQLLCVACLSLAAKMEESSAPPLLDLQIEGTRFIFEPRTIQRMELIVLVELDWRLRSVTPFAFVDFFACKVGSSGRSSRILALRACQIILSAIHELEFLNHCASSMAAAAVLFAVNESPAAMSHRSSVSSESAASWCIGLTEERISSCYQLLQRALNATARKRKRHPMILAACSSVTSSSSRSKRRKLDGHFGED, from the exons ATGATGTACAAGCATGTCGGAGACGACGCACGCGGGTCCTCCGCGGGCGTAGTGTGCTGCGTGgatgtcgacgacgacgacgtcgacgcgcTGCTGTgcggcgaggacgccggcgagctggaGCGCGAGGGCGAGCCGGCGCAggggtcgtcgccgtcgtcgtcattgtcgtgcgccgccgcggccgccgcagccgctgacgacgacgacgaagacgaagacgaacaCGGCGTCCATGGCGAGGTGGTGCAGGTGACTCCAGGCGGGGAGGAGCACTGCTACGACTACGACTACGACGTCGACGTGCCCGTCGGCGCCGAGCTCGTCATGCCTGCTTGCTCGCCGCCGAGGACCGCCGTCCACCGGCCCGGCTGGTCGGAGTCCGTCTCCTGGATCCTCAAG GTCCGGTCAGTCCACGGCTTCCAGCCGGCGACGGCGTACCTCGCCGTGAGCTACATGGATAGGTTCATGTCGTCTCGCAGCTTGCCG GATCATGGTTGGGCATCCCAATTGCTATGTGTGGCTTGCTTGTCTCTGGCTGCCAAGATGGAGGAGTCCTCTGCCCCACCCCTCCTTGACCTTCAG ATTGAAGGAACAAGATTCATTTTTGAACCTCGGACGATCCAGAGGATGGAGCTCATCGTCCTCGTGGAGTTGGATTGGAGGCTCCGGTCAGTGACGCCTTTCGCCTTTGTTGATTTCTTCGCTTGTAAGGTTGGCTCCTCTGGAAGAAGCTCAAGGATCTTGGCATTGCGTGCTTGCCAAATAATTCTCAGTGCAATTCATG AGCTCGAGTTCCTGAACCACTGCGCCTCAtcaatggcggcagcggcggtgctaTTCGCAGTAAATGAGTCGCCTGCAGCCATGTCGCACAGGAGCAGCGTCAGCTCTGAATCAGCTGCCTCGTGGTGCATTGGCCTGACTGAG GAGAGGATCAGCAGTTGCTATCAGCTGCTGCAGCGAGCTCTGAATGCTACTGCGAGGAAGAGGAAGCGACATCCGATGATACTTGCAGCTTGTTCATCAGTAACAAGTTCATCTTCCCGGAGCAAAAGGCGCAAACTTGATGGCCATTTTGGAGAAGATTga